The genome window GTGCTCCTCACTCCCACCCGAGCCGAGGTGGCACGGGTCGAGCCCCGGGGCCAGCGTGCCCAGTGTCTGCCCGCTCCGCCTCCTCCGGGCTTGTCACGCGTCATTAAACTTTAATTCACCAGAACCGAATGCTGGCCCCCAAGGAAATCAAGGAGGGATCAGCATCAATTATTTACTAAACCTTGATAAATATtacaataaatagaaattatttccatttaatctCTCCTTAAGCAGTGCTACACGAGGGTCCCCTGGCGCTCTGGCCAGCCgcatttccagctctgctcagcccGCTCGCGATTCCCCAGACCCATGAGCGTGTCACGGTGTGACACGGACTGACACAGCCAGGGCTCGTGCCACTGTGAGAGGCCGTGACAGCGACGCCCACGCTGCCGGCAGGATGACGTGTGACGTGTCTCTGTGCCGGACATGGAGCAAGTGCTTCCAGCACAGGCTACTCCTGTGGGCACCCCAGCGCAGCATCACCTGTGTCACCTGGAAAGATGCTCCAGGAGGTCGGACAGCACAGGGTGTCCGACTGGGAAGCGGCTCTGGCACCCGCACGGCTCACTGGGGACCTGTGGCTGGTGTGGGTTAAGCCTGTGCTGGGCACGGTCCTCCTGGTGGGTAAAGCAATGTGGAAGCTGGCACATCCGTGGGTCAAGGCAGCTCCGGTTCCTTTGTGGTTTCGGAGCAGCTCCCCAGAGATGATCTTTTCCACCCGTTGAGGGCTGGTGGGGCGCAGAGCATCACTGGGGAACACGGCCAAGGCGGGGGCCTCACCATAGCAGCAGACATAACCCGGGGcggtgggaagggggaagccGTATTCACAGTGGGCTGGCTGGGAATCGGGCgctgggctctgcagcaccctggTGCCACGGCATGGGGTGGCACGTGGGTGTTACCTGAAGCATgacaattattttatattaaacataATGATGCTGTTCCGGCTCTGCTCTCCACTCAGCCCCGGCACTGTCTGTGAGGAGGAAATGCCACGTCTCGGTGCGGGAGAGGCGGCAGCTCCCAGCTGTGTGCGCGGACTGGCCTAGTTTCTGGTTTCGATAGCCCAAGCCCAAACCCGCCGCCCTCGGCTAGCCCCACGCAGCCCATGCCAAGCGTGCCAGCCCTTTGCGGCCGCCGCAGGACAGTGGCGGGGGGGCACACACAGGGGGTCTGCCCCCCTGAAGCCAGCAGGACTTGAGCCTCTGCGTCCAATGCCAGCATCTGCCCACCTGCCGTGTCCCCCCTCCTTGGGGGGGGCCTCCGCACCCCCCGCAGCGCCCCGTCCGAGCCCCCCGACAGCAAAGCTCCGCTTAcagcccggcggcggctcccAGCCCCCGGGTCCCCAGCgcagctcagcccagcagccggcgggggacgcggggccggggcagcgccgggctcCGGTGTGGCTCCAGCACCACCCAGCGCCCGTCGCGCCGCACGGGCCCGCGGGGGGACCCGCCGAGCGCCGCAGCAGCGGCCCGGCCGGAgcgggcagggacggggcaCCCGCGGGGACAGCCCGCCCCACGCCCCGGCATCTCCGCGGCCCTGCCCCCGCCGGGGCCCCCGCCCGCCATGCGGGTACCGAAAGCGCGGCGGCCGTAGGGGCGGCCGGTGGGGTGACTTGCTCACGGCCCCACGCGTGGGCAGGGCCCGGGCACCCCGGGCAggtccctccccccccccccccggctcagCGGGCTCGTCCCGGCGGCGGAGCCGCAGCCAccgcggggctgccgggcgCGGGCGGTGCCGGCCACCGGGCTGACCCCGCAGCTCGGCAGGGACGAGCGCGCAGGGACGCCCGGGcttcccgccgcccccgccgcgccccacCGGCTTcggccccgggggtcccggccgGGCGCTGCTCCGCGCACCCaccgctcccgccccgccccgccggggccgccccctcggccggggggcagcgggacgGGGCGGCCCCGCACACCTGAGGCACGGCGCGAAGTCCCGGCCCCCGGTTTCCTGCCCGCGCTcctcccccggctcccccgggcCCCGCACGGCCAgagccgcccggcccggcccggccgctcACACCCAGCGCGGCCCGAGCCAGGCGGGACGTGCCCGGCGCGGCGGAGGTGAGTGAGGGgggcccggcacccccggcGGCTGCGGCTCCCCCCGGGCATCGGGCAGGGCTCGGGGACACcgtgcctggggacagggggcacCCCCGCCGCTGGCACCCGCTGTCTGCTTCGGGGCACCCTTCGCTGCTTGCACCCACTTTCTTCTCCGGGGTAtcccctcgccccgccgcggcTGGGTGCCCCTTTAACGGCCCAGCTTGCACCTCTGCCTGCTTAATTGGCAGAGGTTAATTaggagccggggctgcggccgggcccCTCTCTCCCGGCcgggctgcagggctgagctccCGCGGGGGGATGCGGGCTGGGCTCGCCGGCAGCCGGGGGTGAGGCTGAGGCAGCCCGGGGACCCCGGAGCGGCTTCGGGTCCGTGTGCGGTGCGTGGTCTCGGGGGTCCCCAGTCCAGGGAAAGCCCTGGGCAAGGGGGAgcgcgctggggctggggtgccgTCGCCCCACAGCaagggagctggctggggactGTCCCTTCAGTTCGGGGTGAGTCCTGAATAGGCACTGGGGGGGCTGCTGTACCCCGGGGGTTTGTGCTTCCCCTCCTGTGACCGTGCTGCTCTCCGCCCTTCGGTAAAGCCGGGGCAGCGGGCTGTAGGAGAGGCAAATCTGGGCTGCTCATGTGAGCCCCCGCCACGTCCCCTTGCTGGGTGCTGTGGCCCTGAcctcccagggcagccccaaACCGGCCGGCCAGTGAGCCAGCCCTTCGCTGCGGGCTGTGTCCCGGGAGGCTGGGACAGCCACCagccgtgggtgctgtgggaggTGAATCCCTGGgctgcctcttctccccccagccccatgttTCCACATTGGGCAGCAGGGTGTAGGAGGAGCGCTCCTGGGCTCAGAAATCCTGCCTGGCTCCCTCCCTCAGGTGTGGGATGTTCTTCAGTGGGTTTGCTGGGACCCTCCGCAGAGCAGCCGTGTCCCGAGAAAGCCTGGGGTTTAGGTAGTCCCGTCGGCCCTGTGCTCTCCAGTGTGGAAATGGAGAATTGACTtggctctcctcccctcccctctctgctggcagaggcaCGAGGTTCCCTCGAAGAtgggtgactggggtttcctggagaaactgctgGACCAAGTCCAGGAGCACTCAACGGTGATCGGGAAGATCTGGCTCACCGTCCTCTTCATCTTCCGCATCCTCATCCTGGGCTTGGCCGGGGAGTCCGTCTGGGGGGACGAGCAGTCGGATTTCGTGTGCAACACCAAGCAGCCAGGCTGCACCAATGTCTGTTATGACAAAGCTTTCCCCATCTCCCACATCCGCTACTGGGTGCTCCAGTTCCTCTTTGTCAGCACTCCAACCCTGATTTACCTCGGCCATGTTGTCTATCTCTCCCggaaggaggagaagctgaagcAACAGGAGAGCGAGCTTCGGGCTATCCACAGCAAGGACCCAAAGATCGAGCAGGCCCTGGCAGCCGTGGAGAAGAAGATGTCCAAGATCTACGTGACGGAGGACGGGCGGCTCAAGATTCGAGGGGCGCTGATGTGGACGTACATCATCAGCGTGATCTGCAAGAGCATCTTTGAGGCTGGCTTCCTCGTTGGCCAGTGGTACCTGTACGGCTTCTCCATGGTGCCCCGCTACGTGTGCAAGAGGGACCCCTGCCCCCATCAGGTGGACTGCTTCATCTCCCGCCCCACTGAGAAGAGcatcttcatcatcttcatgctGGTGATGGGCCTGATCTCCTTAATCCTGAACCTCCTGGAGCTTTTCCACCTCTGCTGTAAGAACCTGCTTAGCAACATCAAGAAAGCATCCCAGCTCCGGCCGGCCGGCCCCGACACCTTTGCTGATGACATGGTCTCAGGTCCCTACCCGCCCAAGCACTATCCCTTCCTGCCCATGGCCGAGAGCCACACACCGCCCTACCAGGCCTTCAACAAGCTCTCCAGCGAGCAGAACTGGGCCAACTTCCACAACGAGGAGAACCTGGTGCTGAGCAGGGGCAGCCGGCCCCTGTCGGACCCCTACGCCCCCAGGGCTGCTGAAGCCCCTACCCCAGAGGAGAAGCTGTGCAGCCGGCCCGGGAGCTCGGCCTCCAAAAAGCAGTATGTCTAATGCCGGGCTGGCCCCGGCTGGCTGGGGGGACCTTCCTCGGTCCTTCGTGCCTGCTAAGGTGCTGGccgtgggcaggcagctgcctcctgcctggtGCTGTGCCCTCGGGACAGGTCCCCCTCCGGAGGCTGTGCCCGCAGAgacctgcctgcccctgggatGCCCTGGAGCGGGGCTGAGCGCTGCCCTGGAGCAGAGCCTCTGCTCTCTCCTGTTTTCCCCACAGACCCTGCAAGGAAGGAAACTGCAGAAAGTTCCCTGGGACGGTGTGTCCCGCGTGCCTCgctgtgggaaagggagaaatcCCTGGGGCCACGCGGCTGGGAACAGGCTGTCCCCGGGGCTGTGGTGGGTGGCTGCTGCCCCTCGGGAGCCACGGCTTAGCCGGACCCCGGAGCTTGCCGGAGCCCCCTCCGGTGCGAGAGCTGGGTGTACGGCTGTGGGGAAGCCGCTTGCCTCCGGCCTCTGCACGGAGCgggctgagcctgggaaggctggggggagctgggctggggcagcgctgcctgaCGGGtcctggccaccagccctgTCCTGTTCCTGTGACCCCGGCAGGGAGCCAGCGGGGCCAGCGGCTCCTGCCCAGGGTTtgctggaggagctgccccTTCCCCGTGGGGCACGGGGGGGTTAAGCCAGTGGCAGCTCACAGCTGCGGTGACCGGCTGATTCCGATGGCTGTGGGGTCACCTTTCGGGTGCCCCAGGAGTGCGAGCCCCCCCGCCTCCTGGCTCTGGACCCTTTCCCGATGATGTGTGTCTCtaagttatttttaacctgcTGGCCAGAGCACGGAGCTTTCTGCCTTAAAGGTGCAGTTATGCAGGGGACTCGGGGAGCTGTGTCCAGCCTGGGCCACATGGCCTTGAGCCCTGTGGTTTTGGGGAGAAATTAGCCTAGCAACTGCTGGTTTGGGGGGTTATTGGTTTTATTACTTTGCACTAGTCATCTCCTGCTGtgggctgaggggctggggcGGACACCAAAGAACCAACGGCCACCATGAGAACGGCTGCCTGACTTCCCCAGCCCACTGATGCTATGAAAGGGGAAGGTCCTGCCGTGACTGAGGCACGAGCGTGGGATGCGGGCACTGCCCTCAGTGCTGTTTCCTTTCCCCCGGCAGACTCAGTGTTGCATCTTGTCGAATAAAGTCGGATGAATGAAAAAGGTGAAGCGTGGTGTGACTGTGCTTCATGCAGCTGCCTTGGGGAGGGTGGGTAAGGGCTTGGGGCCAAGAGAGAGGGAAGCCGCTGTCCCGTGAGCGGTGGGGTGAGCATGGGCACCCTCTGAGCTCCAGTTGTGCTGCTGGTGCCACTCACCCACTGAAAGCACAACTCTCCCTGCTATCGTGTCCTGTCCCCTCGAGCCCAGCTTCAGTCCGGGGGCTGTCACAGGGCCATCGTGGCGCAGGCTGCGGGTGGCTCAAAGCGGAGCTTGGCCCCGCAGCCAGCCTCTCTGCCCTAGCTCCGCTGCAGATAAACCCAGTGGAGGCCGTGGAGCTGCTCACGGCTGCATAATAGGTGGAAATGAGCCACAGATAAAGGCACACAATGCGGCTGGGGCTGTTGTTTAGTTTCTCCAGCCAAGCCAGCCCAGGGTAGAGCCTGCTCTCTGATGAGGGCCTCTTCAGTGTGGGTGGGACGGGCTAAAAATACCCTagggaaaatgaaatatggGTGATACGGGACAATATCGCTGCCATCGGCCACTGGAGGAAGCGGAGAGGGAGGCACCCGGCTGTGCTGCCCTCGGTGCAGAGCCTGGGCTGGTGGCCGAGCCTGCCCTtggctcctctccctgctggggATGAGGGGGGCTAAAAtcccccggggtgggggtctggggtgcACACTAGTAGCTCTCAGCCCTCCCCTGTGCCCTCCACGGGGATGCTGGGGCAAATCCCCTCCAGACAgaccctgccctgctcccaccatCTCTGGAGggaccctgccctgctcccactgTTGCCCggtggggaccccccagggAACCCCAGTGCAATGGGGGACCACAGCCCAGTGCTCACCAGgcatcagcagagctgcaaaacCCCAGAGTGCTGTGGCTTTCTGGGGAGAGCAGCCCGACATGCTCGGCTGGGAGGAAGCGCCTGTGTGGAAGGTAACGGTGCAGCCATGCTATGTGTTTACCCGTCGGCAGCGCTCCCCTGCTCGCCTCCCCTCTTCTGGGCTGATATTTTTGTTGGCACTGGGGAGCATCACGCTTTTCCGAGCGGCCCTGCAAGGTGGAAAACAAGACGGCCGAGAGCCCCCTTGCCTGGACACGATGCCCGGCCACGGGCGCTGCACAAACACGGCTCCGGCCCCGCTATTGTTCCTGTGTTGTGACAAGGCAGCTCGGGGTGGCCAGCGTGACCCCGCGCCGGCGGGACCTGCCCGCAGCACACGCCAACAACAACAGCGAGGGGCTCACCTGCACGgtggggccggggagggggcggcagcgggggccggtgctggcagcagccccccagaaggcgggcgggcggccctTAGGCAAATAAAAGTTTGCAGCTGATAAGGGTGCAGGCTGGCCCGGCGAAGCCCTTTGGCACAGCCTGGGGACAGATAGCGGCTGGCCAGACACGCACAGCCTTTCTCACACCTCCGTGCTCCCTCCTGAGTAAACAGGCCCCTCCGGTCTCTTTCTGGGAATGGCACTCTCTGCCCCAACGCCCAGCCCTGCACCATGGTGCTGAGCCCTGCGGTGGCATGGGCAGCCTGGGGGCTGCGGTGAGGGGCTCACCATGGCCATGCCCGAGACCCAGCTCCGGGATAACGGGCAGCGAGCACAGCCCTGAGTACGTGTCCTGACAAGCGGGCACCGGGACCCACCGCAGCCGCCCAGGCAGgatggcagcagctccctgggtaCGGCCATGGGGTGGGAGCGCCGTGGGGCTGTTCCCATGGCCGCTCACAGGCTGTGAGCCCCACGCTGGCATTGCCCTCGGCATGGGTTTTGGGGGAGGGCAGCTTTTGTACTCCCACCTAAGAGCCCTGTGGGGTTTATCCCAGCCCGAGGCTGGATGTACTTTCCAAGGCGCAGGCGCAGCCCCCCCAGAACTAACTGGGCGAGCGCTGTGCCACGGCGCAGGAGCCAGGCTGCCTTCCTCGGCAGGGTGCCGGCAGTGccgtggggctgctcctgcatCCTCGGCTCCTGGAAGAAAGCGAGTGCCCAGAGAGGGATGTGATGTGACCAAAGGAGCgaaaagaagagggagagaggtggACAGACAGACGGATGCGCACCTGACTGCCAACAGCCTGAGGCTGGGGGTGCAACAGGCGTGGGGTGTTCCTTGGGTGCATGGCCAGCACTGCTGTGCACCCCTCTGCTTCTCGCCAGCGCTTTgggaggatgctgggggggTGGCTGCTTGGAGCATCCCCTGAGTCAGGAAAGGCTTTGGGGCGGCTCTGTCAGTCCTGGGACCCCAGTTCCTGCTGGGGCTATTGGTCTAACACCAGCCACGGTCCCCAGGAGCCTGTGCCAGTGGCTCTACCTCACAGCCACAGGTTTGCAGGGAGGTTCCTGCCCTCGTCCCAGTTAGGACCAGTCCGTGCTGGGCTCCCACTGCACTATCCTgccctgggatggggaagaggagcTGTGAGGGCTGCCACAGTATGTCGTGCCTGCAAGgctctgccagagctgctggctgagcaccaaggagtttatttttaagctttcccAGCACAGAGAAAATAGCAAGTGTCTAAAGCTGACCCGCTCGCAGGAAAAGCCACGGCAGGAGGAAAATCACAGctgagaggggaggaagggcagagggctgggcagggggatgccAGCCAGGGCCGCAGCAtggtgtgtgtgtcccccatcccactggggccCCATCTGTGCCCAAggctctgcccgcagccccccagtGCCCTGTTTCCCGCAGCCCCTCAGGGGAGCGGGCGCAGGCAGGAGCATCCTCCTGGGCCAGGCATGGACCTGAGCCCCGGcaccccctgcccacagcaccCACCACTGAGGCAACACCAAACCAGGTACAATCCTGCCCCACGATCAGCGTCACTGCCAATAGTGTACaatgaaggaaaagcaaaccccaaacagctcccttcctccctgggGCCCGTCCCCGGCACGGGGTTATATTTAGCCCTCCACGCGCGGGCATGGCAGACAATGTGGCCCCGTGTGAGAACCGCGGGCGGGAGGAAACGCACTCAATAGCCCCGACGACTTCCCGCATCCTGACATTGTCGCTCTCCTCCAGCCGCTTCCTCGCACAGAGGCAGCGGGACAGTGGCGGCCGGCACCCCATGCCCACGCTGGGATCGGTCCTGCCCTTGCCAGTGGCTCAGGGCACCATCCCAGTGCAGGactgggagggcagaggctgctgccagcataGCCAGGGGTTTTTCCTGGTGCGGGGAGGTCGATGTGGTCTAAAAGCAAGGAGCCACAGTGGCctcagggtgctggggatggggactcaGCCCTGAGCTGTGGCTGCAAGAAGAGGCGATGCCGAGTGGGAAGGGAATGTGTGCTGCCGTAGCTGTCCTTGGCTAGGGCTCCGGGGATGTGGCTCTgtagagcagggctgctcctctcTCACAGCACTTCAGTGCTTTTGCCAGCCGTAGAAATGAGCTGTCAGGCACAGCATGGCAGACCTGCGCcgtgggaggaagaggagagacgAGGCGGCTGGGAAAGGGCTCGGCTGCGCTCGGGGAAAGGGCAAAACTAGAGCCTGGGAAAACAGCCTCGGCTGGCCGGGGCAGGGAGCACGCGTCCCCAGGGACTGCGGGGGACGCGCTGGGGACACACGCCATTGCTCTCCAgtgcagcgggggggggggggggaagcaccCTCTGTGTcccggggctgtggggacaccGCACTGCATGCATGTCCTGGGAGCCCTGGGGTGACCGCGCTGCTCCAGGACGGGACACAGGAGCGTGAGTCCCTGCGggccccagctccccccttcCAGTCCCCCTCACCGCTCCGCTCCTTTCCAAAGCATCGTCGCTCCGGGCCTTGAGGAAGGGACTGATGGCTTTCAGCAGCCCTTGTGCCAGCGCAGGGTCACAGcg of Ciconia boyciana chromosome 21, ASM3463844v1, whole genome shotgun sequence contains these proteins:
- the GJA4 gene encoding gap junction alpha-4 protein, which codes for MGDWGFLEKLLDQVQEHSTVIGKIWLTVLFIFRILILGLAGESVWGDEQSDFVCNTKQPGCTNVCYDKAFPISHIRYWVLQFLFVSTPTLIYLGHVVYLSRKEEKLKQQESELRAIHSKDPKIEQALAAVEKKMSKIYVTEDGRLKIRGALMWTYIISVICKSIFEAGFLVGQWYLYGFSMVPRYVCKRDPCPHQVDCFISRPTEKSIFIIFMLVMGLISLILNLLELFHLCCKNLLSNIKKASQLRPAGPDTFADDMVSGPYPPKHYPFLPMAESHTPPYQAFNKLSSEQNWANFHNEENLVLSRGSRPLSDPYAPRAAEAPTPEEKLCSRPGSSASKKQYV